The Schizosaccharomyces pombe strain 972h- genome assembly, chromosome: I genome contains a region encoding:
- the ddx27 gene encoding putative ATP-dependent RNA helicase Ddx27/Drs1: MKVQDDFILTIDDSEDDIHYDDYDADAVDEEMPSNVELKKKSKKATPAKDSDFNGEFLFEADVNKDLSSATDMNWDFDMGSKTESNRASNTVDLDAIISRNRKPDDDEFPSSFPSEEELQEPEQENIDSDDEDLAIDGFGAGAIAENEDESSQDESESEEEDDITEPVPSFANISTQDFNSDSAAGSSDSEEDEEEIAKKNAFFAEGDKEKSMMTTTHSSFQSMNLSRPILKGLSNLGFEVPTQIQDKTIPLALLGKDIVGAAVTGSGKTAAFIVPILERLLYRPKKVPTTRVLILCPTRELAMQCHSVATKIASFTDIMVCLCIGGLSLKLQEQELRKRPDIVIATPGRFIDHMRNSQGFTVENIEIMVMDEADRMLEDGFADELNEIIQACPKSRQTMLFSATMTDKVDDLIRLSLNRPVRVFVDNKKTTAKLLTQEFVRVRPQRELLRPAMLIYLCKELFHRRTIIFFRSKAFAHKMRVIFGLLSLNATEIHGSLSQEQRVRALEDFRDGKCNYLLATDVASRGIDIKGIEVVINYEAPATHEVYLHRVGRTARAGRSGRAITLAGEGDRKVLKGVFKNSSAQNTKLVNRNLDFNKVEKFGKEIEELEPVVQKVLDEEKQERELKIAERDLKKGENIMKYGDEIRSRPARTWFQSEKDKQASKASEAKDKKSLAKRKKQMEKEEVPRAYKKTKNDRLSNKKSTKKSKSKRK, encoded by the exons ATGAAAGTCCAAGATGATTTCATCCTCACTATTGATGACTCTGAAGATGATATTCATTACGACGATTACGATGCCGATGCCGTAGATGAAGAAATGCCTTCCAATGTggagttgaaaaaaaaatcgaaaaagGCCACCCCGGCAAAGGATTCCGATTTCAATGGAGAATTTCTATTCGAAGCTGATGTCAACAAAGATTTATCCTCAGCGACTGATATGAATTGGGATTTTGACATGGGTAGTAAAACAGAATCAAACCGTGCTTCTAATACAGTGGATCTCGATGCCATTATATCTCGAAACCGTAAACCAGACGATGATGAATTCCCTTCTTCTTTTCCCTCTGAAGAGGAACTTCAAGAGCCTGAGCAGGAAAATATCGATTCAGATGATGAAGACTTAGCAATTGATGGATTCGGTGCAGGCGCAATtgctgaaaatgaagacGAGTCTTCCCAAGATGAAAGTGAAAGCGAAGAGGAAGATGATATTACTGAGCCTGTTCCTTCTTTTGCCAATATTTCTACTCAGGATTTCAATTCCGATTCTGCTGCTGGTTCCTCCGACAgcgaagaagatgaagaggaAATTGCTAAGAAAAATGCTTTCTTTGCTGAAGgtgataaagaaaaatctaTGATGACCACTACACATTCGTCTTTCCAATCTATGAATTTGTCACGCCCTATCTTAAAGGGCCTTTCTAATCTTGGTTTTGAAGTGCCAACTCAGATTCAAGACAAGACAATACCACTTGCACTTTTAGGTAAAGATATCGTTGGTGCTGCAGTTACTGGTAGTGGTAAGACAGCGGCTTTCATTGTTCCTATTTTGGAGCGTTTGCTCTACCGTCCCAAAAAGGTCCCTACTACAAGAGTATTGATCCTTTGTCCTACTCGTGAGCTTGCTATGCAATGTCATAGCGTTGCTACGAAAATTGCCTCTTTTACTGACATTATGGTTTGTCTGTGTATCGGTGGTTTGTCCCTCAAGTTACAAGAGCAGGAACTTCGTAAACGTCCTGACATTGTCATCGCCACCCCGGGTCGTTTTATTGATCATATGCGCAATTCACAAGGATTCACTGTGGAAAACATTGAGATTATGGTAATGGATGAAGCCGATCGTATGCTGGAAGATGGTTTTGCTGATGAACTGaatgaaattattcaaGCTTGTCCAAAGTCTAGACAAACGATGCTTTTTTCGGCCACTATGACTGATAAAGTAGATGATTTAATTCGTTTATCTTTAAATCGGCCAGTACGAGTTTTTGTCGATAATAAGAAAACTACCGCCAAACTTTTAACTCAGGAATTTGTCCGTGTTCGACCACAACGTGAGTTACTTCGCCCAGCTATGCTTATCTATCTCTGCAAGGAATTATTTCATAGAAGAACTATTATCTTCTTCAGGAGCAAAGCTTTTGCTCACAAGATGCGAGTCATATTTGGCCTTTTATCCTTAAACGCTACCGAAATCCACGGTTCATTGTCGCAAGAACAGCGTGTCCGTGCTTTGGAAGACTTTCGTGATGGAAAATGTAACTATTTGTTGGCTACAGATGTTGCATCTCGTGGTATTGATATCAAAGGCATTGAGGTCGTAATAAATTACGAAGCTCCAGCTACTCACGAAGTTTATCTTCATCGTGTTGGTCGTACTGCTCGTGCTGGCAGGAGTGGTAGAGCTATTACATTAGCCGGTGAGGGCGATCGCAAAGTTCTTAAAGGtgtattcaaaaattcttcaGCGCAAAACACAAAATTGGTCAACCGTAATCTGGATTTTAACaaagttgaaaagtttggtaaagaaattgaggAATTGGAACCTGTTGTTCAGAAAGTGctagatgaagaaaaacaagaacGAGAA CTAAAAATTGCCGAACGCGATTTAAAGAAAGGCGAAAACATTATGAAATATGGTGATGAAATTCGTTCTCGTCCAGCACGTACCTGGTTTCAATCCGAAAAAGATAAACAAGCTTCTAAAG CCTCCGAAGCGAAAGATAAAAAGTCTTTagctaaaagaaaaaagcaaatggaAAAGGAAGAGGTGCCCCGAGCATACAAGAAGACAAAGAATGATAGACTTAGCAACAAAAAgtctacaaaaaaatcgaaatcTAAGCGCAAATAG
- a CDS encoding uncharacterized protein (Schizosaccharomyces pombe specific protein), protein MGKLVKHCHTSLHSELVILFYAKNRFCISIDHLRPLKSHRTHGHYCLLNFSLRENKNYLIIVYLPIEGFSANHMCISHGTSFNIK, encoded by the exons ATGGGCAAATTGGTCAAACATTGTCACACTTCATTACACTCGGAGCTagtgattttgttttatgcAAAGAACAGATTTTGCATTTCCATCGATCACCTTAGGCCTTTAAAAAGTCATAGGACTCATGGTCATTACTGTCTACTTAATTTTTCACTaagagaaaacaaaaactatttaatcattgtttatttacctATTGAGGGTTTTTCAGCTAATCACATGTGTATATCCCACGGTACATCG TTCAACATTAAGTAG
- the gto2 gene encoding alpha-glucosidase: MLLFKFNFTTAFLFTILAFAQARSHSSSSSSTSKSSASHHSSINSTSATSVYDFSSLTTPIVPTNGVAQEPTLYESSRGLSCPGYQARNISEYSYGVLAILELAGDACYAYGTDYPYLLLNVSYDTEERVHISISDLNQTQFQLSNRRDVWDAPLFYRSSNFSGNLQYNFSFNTDPFEFWITRIADDQVLFDTRGNPLIFEDQYIELTTNMVEDYNVYGLSGSQQSFRLGNNLTKTFWATGYSDSPEANMYGSHPFYMEQRYIPIGTTNTYTSASHGVLMLSSNGMEVLLRSTYIKYRMIGGIIDLFVYSGSTVSPKYTIQQYVQSIGTPTMQPYWSLGFQMSRWGYKTLSDLINMRSYLNASNIPTEGFWNDIDYMSEFRTFTVNSTAFPPNQTLDFFRSLDESHQHYVPVLDPAIYAANPNKSADRTYYPYYSGFEDNIFIKNPNGSAYVGMAWPGFVVYPDFTNPAVLQYWKQGILNLSTAFGSNYSYDLPFSGLCLDMNEPTSFCIGSCGSDLLKLNPVHPPFSLPGDVDNKVYSYPEDFNATNTTEYKSVSRASQSQYKATATSEKSHETPSSESLINGKPEFSINYPPYALDTDTETHDLAQFGVSPNATMHGNTLRYNLFNTYGYSESKISFEALNSIQPNIRPFLLSRSTFVGSGRYAAHWLGDNKSQWSDMVSSISSILTFNLLGIPMVGADVCGYNGNTDEELCARWMALGAFLPFYRNHNSLGSIPQEPFRWASVAEASRSAIEIRYSLLPYWYTLMHTASVDGTPMVRPLFFEFPKQISLASVDKQFMIGTALLISPALEPNTTYIQGIIPGDNDTIWYDWYNHSVINHDYDENITMSAPLGYVNIAVRGGNIIPLQQPGYTTYESRNNPYSLLIAMDNNGFASGSLYIDDGISMQTNSSLSVKLNSNSNTITCVVSGTMVSSPSLANITILGLSNPPNTILFNGQQLSDYQYSDQTLSLTNLLDLTVDGAFSKNWTVTWS, translated from the coding sequence ATGTTGCTGTTCAAGTTTAATTTCACTACagcttttttatttacgaTCCTCGCTTTTGCTCAAGCCCGCTCTCACTCTTCCTCCTCCTCTTCCACCTCCAAGTCGAGTGCAAGTCATCATTCAAGTATTAATTCCACCTCGGCAACCTCTGTCTATGATTTCTCCTCCTTAACTACGCCCATCGTTCCAACAAATGGCGTCGCTCAAGAACCCACATTATATGAGTCTTCCCGAGGGTTGTCTTGCCCGGGTTATCAAGCCCGAAACATCTCTGAATACTCGTACGGTGTCTTGGCAATTTTGGAGCTGGCTGGAGATGCTTGCTACGCATACGGTACTGATTACCCctatttattattgaaCGTTTCCTATGATACTGAAGAACGCGTTCACATATCAATTTCCGACTTAAACCAAACGCAATTCCAGCTCAGTAATCGCCGGGATGTTTGGGATGCTCCCTTATTCTATCGTAGTTCCAATTTTTCTGGAAATCTGCAATacaatttttcattcaacaCAGACCCCTTTGAATTTTGGATTACAAGGATTGCGGACGATCAAGTCTTGTTCGATACTCGTGGAAACCCTTTGATTTTTGAGGACCAATACATTGAATTGACTACTAATATGGTTGAGGATTATAATGTGTATGGTCTCTCTGGAAGTCAACAGTCTTTCCGTTTAGGAAATAACTTGACTAAAACTTTTTGGGCAACAGGTTATAGCGATTCACCAGAGGCTAATATGTATGGCTCACATCCTTTCTATATGGAGCAACGCTATATTCCCATAGGAACTACCAATACCTATACTTCTGCCTCTCATGGAGTCCTTATGCTAAGTTCAAATGGAATGGAGGTACTTTTGAGAAGTACTTACATTAAATATAGAATGATTGGGGGCATCATTGATTTATTTGTATACTCAGGAAGTACGGTTAGCCCAAAATATACTATTCAACAGTACGTTCAATCGATTGGTACTCCAACTATGCAGCCCTACTGGTCCTTGGGTTTTCAAATGTCCCGATGGGGCTACAAAACGCTATCGGATCTTATTAATATGCGCAGCTACCTTAATGCTTCTAATATTCCTACCGAAGGCTTTTGGAATGATATAGATTACATGAGTGAATTTCGGACTTTTACTGTTAACAGTACCGCATTCCCACCTAACCAGACTTTAGATTTCTTTCGCTCTTTAGATGAATCTCATCAGCATTATGTACCAGTCCTTGATCCTGCAATATATGCAGCAAATCCTAATAAATCTGCTGATAGAACTTACTATCCTTATTATAGTGGTTTTGAagacaatatttttataaaaaatcctAATGGGTCTGCTTATGTTGGTATGGCTTGGCCAGGCTTTGTTGTATATCCCGATTTTACGAATCCGGCGGTTCTTCAATACTGGAAGCAAGGAATACTTAATTTATCTACTGCTTTTGGCTCTAATTATTCATATGACTTACCATTTAGCGGCCTTTGTTTAGACATGAATGAACcaacttctttttgtaTCGGTTCATGTGGGTCCGACCTTTTGAAACTGAATCCAGTTCATCCACCATTTTCTCTGCCAGGAGATGTTGATAATAAAGTTTACAGTTATCCCGAGGATTTTAATGCTACCAATACGACTGAGTACAAGTCTGTTTCTCGGGCTTCACAGAGTCAATATAAAGCCACTGCAACTTCTGAAAAATCACATGAAACACCTTCAAGTGAATCTCTTATTAACGGAAAGCCGGAGTTTAGTATCAACTATCCTCCTTATGCCTTAGACACAGATACTGAGACTCACGACTTGGCTCAATTTGGCGTTAGTCCTAATGCAACAATGCACGGCAATACATTAAGATATAATTTGTTCAACACATATGGCTACTCAGAAAGCAAGATCTCTTTTGAGGCACTTAATTCAATTCAGCCAAACATTAGGCCTTTCCTTTTGAGCCGCTCAACCTTTGTTGGTTCTGGACGATATGCCGCACATTGGCTTGGTGATAATAAATCACAATGGTCCGATATGGTTTCCTCTATTTCGAGTATACttacttttaatttattggGAATACCAATGGTTGGAGCAGATGTTTGTGGGTATAATGGTAATACCGATGAAGAGCTTTGTGCGCGTTGGATGGCTTTAGGAGcttttcttccattttATAGAAATCATAATAGTCTAGGTTCCATTCCACAAGAGCCGTTCAGATGGGCTTCTGTCGCTGAGGCATCTAGAAGCGCTATCGAAATACGCTACAGTTTATTGCCGTATTGGTACACTTTAATGCATACAGCTTCTGTCGATGGTACACCTATGGTGCGTCCTTTGTTCTTTGAATTCCCAAAACAAATCTCACTAGCAAGTGTGGATAAGCAGTTTATGATTGGAACTGCATTGCTGATATCCCCAGCGTTAGAACCAAACACGACATATATTCAAGGTATCATTCCTGGAGATAATGATACTATTTGGTACGATTGGTATAATCATTCGGTAATAAACCATGATTACgatgaaaatattactATGAGTGCACCACTTGGGTATGTCAATATTGCCGTTCGTGGAGGAAATATCATTCCCTTACAGCAACCCGGTTATACTACATATGAGTCGCGCAATAATCCTTATAGCTTGCTTATAGCTATGGATAATAATGGGTTTGCTAGTGGTAGTTTATATATTGATGACGGAATTTCGATGCAAACAAACTCATCTCTCTCTGTCAAACTAAATTCTAATTCAAATACGATTACGTGCGTAGTATCAGGAACCATGGTTTCGTCCCCATCTTTGGCCAACATTACAATCCTTGGTCTTTCAAACCCACCAAATACTATACTATTTAATGGTCAGCAATTAAGCGATTATCAATATTCAGACCAGACTCTTTCGTTAACAAATCTACTAGATTTGACAGTCGACGGTGCCTTTTCTAAAAACTGGACTGTAACATGGTCATag
- the cmr2 gene encoding AMP binding enzyme, which yields MNQFPNQPGNFGQNYYKPVQGSIPANSEATNFQQNNSRENKSECELRQNSIAASMSAYPNGMYAGAENHNVENHENYTMVGHDHMEEVYGDDLVNEPRIAYSSDIVATFDGKDFGSNLHVDDTLDQQWAHFAGKQQHPLEPREIPFPVTDPLNSKIEMKQFTNIAAVLRYRGVHSAKKTAFIILDNKGKEFTSITWEKLASRAEKVAQVIRDKSGLFRSDRVVLMYRDCEAIDFVVSLFGCFIAGVVAVPINRFDDYNELSSILTTTSARLALTTDANLKAFQRDLNAKKLHWPKNVEWWKTNEFGGFHLKKKAEMPPLQVPDLAYIEFSRSPIGELHGVVISHRTILHQMNCLAAIHATAPAYESDKLDYLSIDREYTEGLSKSGLFLTYLDLRQAIGLILGVLHTVFSGYTTVWCPQNAVFVPGLWANLATRYRASFMLTDYAGLKTIAYNYQNDPKATLGFSKKHSVDLSSLRMCMVDCLNVDCEFQEIVSDRWLKPLGNQNPRATFVPLLCLPEHGGMVISMKDWIGGEEFMSPKGFKSPRTPENEISEVLLEKEALKLNEVVVLAEDDKARRQSKHPNTIRVGAFWYPFVDATLAIVDPETQVLCLPNIVGEIWVDSPSLSGGFFALPKQTEAIFHARTSFISSDTFQPIPSNQEFLRTGLLGFIRKGKVYVLGLYEDRLQQKVEWVDNGKQDTIFFHHYTSHLVNTIMRKVSKVFDCSAFDIFVNSEHLPVVLLESPAANIPTEANGNQVVINYGLLDLITTECVECLLEDHQVRVYCVLICAPFTLPRVTKNGRQEIGNMMCRRAFEHGTLPFLYVKFAVERAVLNLPVGEDAIDGIWSSYASGIRQNLLSDQELQYSGFIDRSLRYDAKTSVDISSCHTMLQLLQLRVAKNAEDIAYITIDGRGREGKNITWRKFDQRVATIIRYLQKKKYIKPGRVVVLMYTHSEDFVYALYACFYLGLIPIPVPPLDHMRLSEDVPAFLFLIKHYYVSAVLVNSEADTALRAKTTSQHLKQSAMAAKVVLPSFIVTSKISKQTKSIKELNVKLDPICLDPAFPALVWAFWSPDHRLTLTAYNHQTLLSICQIHKETCQMTHKRPLLGHVRSMSGIGFFHTCLMGVFLGTTTYLLSPVDFANNPLLLFQIISKYKIKDTYATFQTLNYIQNQQPTKWPNLSCLENLMIPHDGRISAFYIASLQKYFVKHGLSPYAFSTVYSNCLNPFISTRSYMGAIPTPQLLDLRALRHGLIQPCESADKPYALPLLDSGMVPVSTQLAIVNPDTRELCRVGEYGEIWMRSSANAISFFQSTDPVDMMRFNATNSDGFLGNGYVRTGDLGFLQITSHSMGPNAPVVDMQLLYVLGPIGETFEVNGLSHFPSDIEDTIERSHPRIARGGTAVFQSAGRVVVVIEALGQDFLAAIVPVVINSILDEHQIIADVVAFTSRGNFPRSRLREKQRGKILASWVTGRLRTTQVFYIRGSGEGEFQSSYVPDYNPSLRSTPSVSSRSTLPQRVF from the coding sequence atGAATCAATTTCCTAATCAACCTGGGAATTTCGGGCAAAACTATTACAAACCAGTTCAAGGTTCTATTCCTGCTAATTCAGAGGCGacaaattttcaacaaaataaCAGCAGAGAAAATAAGAGTGAATGTGAATTAAGGCAAAATTCTATTGCTGCATCTATGTCTGCATATCCGAATGGGATGTATGCAGGAGCGGAGAATCATAACGTTGAAAATCATGAAAATTATACAATGGTTGGTCACGATCATATGGAGGAGGTGTATGGAGACGATTTAGTAAATGAACCAAGGATAGCTTACTCTTCGGACATTGTAGCAACATTTGACGGAAAAGATTTTGGAAGCAACCTTCATGTCGATGACACCTTGGATCAGCAATGGGCTCACTTTGCTGGTAAACAACAGCATCCTCTTGAACCTCGTGAAATTCCTTTTCCTGTGACGGATCCACTGAACTCTAAAATCgaaatgaaacaatttACTAATATAGCTGCTGTTTTACGATATAGAGGTGTACACAGCGCTAAGAAAACTGCATTTATTATTCTAGAtaataaaggaaaagaatttaCGTCTATCACATGGGAAAAACTAGCATCCCGAGCAGAAAAAGTTGCTCAAGTAATTCGCGATAAGAGTGGCCTTTTTAGAAGTGACCGGGTAGTTCTCATGTACAGGGACTGTGAAGCGATTGATTTCGTCGTCTCACTTTTTGGTTGCTTTATTGCTGGTGTCGTTGCTGTACCTATCAATCGTTTCGACGATTACAACGAGCTAAGTTCAATATTGACAACTACTAGTGCTCGACTTGCTCTTACCACTGATGCTAATTTAAAAGCCTTTCAACGAGATTTAAATGCTAAAAAGTTACACTGGCcaaaaaatgttgaatGGTGGAAGACAAACGAATTTGGTGGATTCCACCTTAAGAAAAAGGCGGAAATGCCACCTTTACAGGTACCTGACCTTGCCTACATTGAATTTTCTCGGTCACCAATTGGTGAATTGCACGGAGTAGTAATTTCACATCGTACAATACTTCATCAAATGAATTGTCTTGCTGCTATTCATGCCACGGCTCCAGCTTATGAATCTGATAAACTAGACTATTTATCTATTGATCGTGAGTACACTGAAGGTCTTAGTAAATCCGGTTTATTCCTTACATATCTCGATTTACGTCAAGCTATCGGATTGATTTTGGGTGTCCTGCATACAGTCTTTTCTGGATACACGACTGTTTGGTGTCCTCAAAATGCCGTGTTTGTGCCAGGCTTATGGGCAAACCTTGCTACGCGCTATCGTGCATCGTTTATGCTTACTGACTATGCCGGTTTGAAGACTATCGCTTACAATTATCAAAATGATCCTAAAGCAACACTTGGgtttagtaaaaaacaTTCAGTAGATTTATCTTCTTTACGAATGTGCATGGTTGATTGCTTAAACGTTGATTGTGAATTTCAAGAGATTGTTTCCGATCGTTGGTTAAAACCTCTTGGAAATCAAAATCCACGCGCAACATTCGTACCTTTGTTATGCCTTCCAGAACATGGAGGAATGGTAATTTCAATGAAAGACTGGATTGGTGGTGAAGAATTCATGTCTCCCAAAGGATTTAAGAGTCCAAGGACTCCGGAAAATGAGATTTCAGAGGTTctattagaaaaagaagctttaAAGTTGAATGAAGTAGTGGTGTTGGCTGAAGATGACAAAGCACGTCGCCAATCCAAGCACCCAAACACCATACGTGTAGGAGCGTTTTGGTACCCTTTTGTTGATGCTACTCTCGCAATTGTTGACCCAGAGACTCAAGTCCTTTGCTTGCCTAACATAGTTGGCGAAATTTGGGTTGACTCGCCATCACTCTCGGGTGGGTTTTTTGCTCTTCCTAAACAAACTGAAGCAATTTTTCATGCTAGGACCAGCTTTATTTCCTCTGATACTTTTCAACCGATCCCATCTAACCAAGAGTTTTTAAGGACTGGTTTGCTTGGATTTATTCGCAAGGGTAAAGTATATGTTCTTGGTCTTTACGAGGATCGTCTTCAACAAAAAGTTGAGTGGGTTGATAATGGCAAACAGGATACTATATTCTTTCATCATTATACGTCCCATCTAGTAAACACTATCATGAGAAAGGTGTCCAAAGTTTTTGACTGTTCTGCTTTTGATATCTTCGTAAATAGCGAGCATTTACCTGTTGTTCTGCTAGAAAGCCCTGCAGCGAACATACCAACTGAAGCTAATGGTAACCAAGTTGTAATCAATTATGGATTGCTTGATCTTATTACTACGGAATGTGTCGAATGTCTTTTGGAAGATCATCAAGTTCGTGTCTACTGTGTTCTGATTTGTGCCCCTTTTACTCTACCCAGagtaacaaaaaatggTCGCCAAGAAATTGGTAACATGATGTGTAGGAGAGCGTTTGAGCATGGTACGCTTCCATTTCTTTATGTTAAATTTGCAGTAGAGCGAGCTGTTCTTAATTTACCAGTCGGTGAGGATGCTATAGACGGTATTTGGTCTAGCTATGCTAGCGGTATTCGACAGAATTTACTCTCTGATCAAGAACTTCAATACAGCGGGTTTATAGACCGCTCTTTACGATATGATGCAAAAACATCGGTGGATATCTCTTCTTGTCATACAATGCTTCAATTATTGCAATTACGAGTAGCAAAGAACGCAGAAGATATTGCCTATATTACTATAGATGGTCGTGGTCgagaaggaaaaaacattacttGGAGGAAATTTGATCAAAGAGTTGCAACTATTATTCGatatttgcaaaagaaaaagtatataAAGCCTGGTAGGGTGGTTGTTTTAATGTACACTCACTCAGAAGATTTTGTTTATGCTTTATATGCTTGCTTTTATTTAGGCTTGATTCCTATTCCCGTACCCCCATTGGATCACATGAGGCTTTCAGAAGACGTACCCgcgtttttgtttttaataaagcatTATTATGTTAGTGCCGTATTGGTCAATTCCGAAGCTGACACAGCTCTTCGTGCTAAAACCACATCTCAACATTTGAAGCAGTCGGCTATGGCTGCCAAAGTAGTACTGCCTTCTTTTATCGTgacttcaaaaattagtaaGCAAACGAAAAGCATCAAGGAGTTGAATGTAAAGTTAGATCCGATATGTTTAGACCCTGCCTTCCCTGCTCTCGTTTGGGCTTTTTGGTCTCCTGATCATCGTTTAACTTTGACGGCATACAATCATCAAACGTTACTTTCTATATGCCAAATACACAAAGAAACATGCCAAATGACCCACAAACGGCCTCTGTTGGGACATGTCAGGAGTATGAGTGGTATTGGCTTTTTTCATACATGTTTAATGGGAGTCTTTTTGGGAACAACCACCTACCTTCTTTCACCCGTTGATTTTGCCAACAACCCTTTACTTTTATTCCAAATCATATCCAAATATAAGATTAAAGACACTTACGCTACTTTTCAAACTCTTAATTACATTCAAAACCAACAACCGACTAAATGGCCAAATCTGTCATgtcttgaaaatttaatgattcCTCACGACGGTCGCATAAGTGCGTTCTATATCGCTAGTTTACAGAAGTACTTTGTGAAACATGGTCTGAGTCCTTATGCTTTCAGCACTGTGTATAGTAATTGTTTGAATCCGTTCATATCTACAAGATCATATATGGGTGCAATTCCTACACCTCAATTACTCGATTTGCGAGCTTTAAGGCATGGTTTAATACAACCATGCGAGTCAGCAGACAAGCCATATGCACTTCCTTTATTGGATTCTGGAATGGTTCCAGTTTCTACTCAGCTTGCAATAGTTAATCCTGATACTCGTGAACTATGCAGAGTTGGCGAGTATGGTGAAATCTGGATGCGCTCGAGTGCAAATGCTATCTCTTTTTTCCAATCAACAGATCCAGTAGATATGATGAGATTTAATGCTACTAACTCTGATGGATTTCTTGGTAACGGATATGTTCGTACTGGTGATTTGGGCTTTCTCCAAATCACTTCACATTCCATGGGACCCAACGCACCGGTTGTTGACATGCAACTTCTCTATGTATTAGGGCCCATTGGAGAGACTTTTGAAGTCAACGGTTTAAGTCATTTTCCTTCTGACATTGAGGACACCATTGAACGTTCTCATCCTCGAATCGCTCGTGGAGGAACTGCAGTTTTTCAGTCTGCTGGAAGAGTTGTTGTCGTTATTGAGGCTCTAGGTCAGGATTTTTTGGCAGCCATTGTTCCAGTAGTGATCAACAGTATCCTCGATGAGCATCAAATTATTGCCGATGTCGTAGCGTTTACTTCGCGTGGTAATTTCCCCCGTTCACGGCTTCGAGAAAAGCAAAGGGGTAAAATCCTTGCTTCTTGGGTTACCGGCAGACTTCGCACTACTCAAGTATTTTACATTAGGGGTTCTGGAGAAGGCGAGTTTCAATCTTCTTACGTGCCCGACTATAACCCAAGCTTACGATCCACTCCATCTGTTAGTTCTCGGTCTACTTTACCACAGCGAGTATTTTAA